agcagcgccgccCTACAGGAGGACCAGAGCAGCGCGGGCCCGACGGCGATGGCTGCCCAGGGGGCGTTAGTGAGGGCAGGGGTGTCTGGCTCGTCGTCAGGGGAGACCAGGGTCAGCGGGGCggacggcggcggtggcggcgagGAGAAGGCGGGGCTTGCGGACGGCACGGCGGgcctgaggagcgagagagccaCTAAGCACCGCGCCGTGAGTGAGCCGTCGCTGGCCAAGGGGCCGCCGGCAGCCGAGCGCGTCACCAGGGCCAAGAGcgactcctccacccccaccccccccatctcctccgTCGCCTCCGTCTTCTCCGTCAGTGGGCACGGCAGCATCAGGGAGGGGTCAGAGTGCGCGCTCTACCTCTCCGTAGCCAATCAGAGCGCCGGCGTGGTGACCTGCTCCTCTGTCTCCGCCCCCGTCTCCTCCCCCCCCGCCAGGAGTCCGCGCAAGCGCTCCTCGTCCGCCCTGGAGACGCACGTCATCCCCGTCAAGCGCGTCTTCATCTCCCAGCAGCCCCTGGACACCTCCGCGGACCCCTCCAGAGGAAGCGGCGTTGGCGTTGGCGTCGGGGcgggggggaagaagacggcgCGCCCCGAGAGCGCCCCCTGTCGGGTGACGCTGAAGAACAGCACCCTGCAGCCCGTGCAGATCCTCGCGCTCTCCGACACGCCCACTCCCGCCCccgtcagccaatcacaggAGGCCTCCGTCGCCGTCGCCGCTGCCACAGACCCCGCCCAGTCCACCGGCGCCGCTACGCGGTCCGATACGCCatccctcctcctgcccatcgcCGCGGCAACACAACCCCCGCCGACGACGACGCCCCGAGCCCTGTCGCTGGAGCCGGACGCCAAGCGCAGCCTATGGGACGGTCCGGCTGGGCTGGGGGCGGAGCCCAAGCTGATGACCTCACAGCTCCACGCGGCGGTGGAGCCGGACGGCGGTCAGCTGGGTCTGGTGGACTTTGTGGGCGGCGGCTCCTCGGCGGGCGGCATGGACTACTTCCCGTTTGCGGACGACGACATGACGCAGGACAGCATCGTGGAGGAGCTGGTGCAGATGGAGGAGCAGATGAAGCTCAGCGGTggcctgcaccaccaccaccagcaccagcaggggGCGTCGTACCTCAGCTGCGTGCAGCTCGGCCTGCAGGGGGTCGTGACCTCCgccggacacacgcacacacacacacacacacacacggcctcctcGTCCTCCGCCTTCTACCACTCCGCACACAGCAGCACCACCcccgcgcacacacccacccccaccccgaccCCGACACCcacgcccacccccacccccacctccgaGATGCTGCCGGGCGCCCACAGCTTGGCGCGGGAGAGCCCCTGCTCGCGCTTGGCGCCCGTCACGCCCGTGGACGGCCTGATGGGCGGCGGGCGACACACTCCGATCAGCACGCCGctgtccagctgcagcagcgtcCCGCCGAGCCCCGTGGAGTGCCGCAACCCGTTCGCCTTCACGCCCATCAACTCCAGCGTCACCGGTTACCACGACGGCAGCGTGGTGGTGTCCAGCAGCCCGGTGAAGCCCATGCAGCGGCCCATGGCAACGCACCCCGACAAGGCCAAGCTGGACTGGATCACCGGTCGCTACGGCAACGCTGCGGCCGGCGACacctcgccctcctcctcctccgtctccatcCTGCCCAGCTACCAGGACCTGGTGGACGACCACTTCCGCAAGCCACACGCCTTCGCCATCTCCGGCCAGGCCTTCCAGGCGCAGACGCGCCAACCAGTGGCCGTGCCAGTCTCCCCCGTGCCCCAGACGCAGGCCGCCGCCACTGGGCAGAGCAAGCAGGAGAGCTTTGCGGTGCCCGCTCCGTTGGACGGCAAGCCCGGGGGCAGCGCCACGTTCCGCTGCCGCAGTGTGAGCCCGGCCGTAGTACGTCAACGGAACCTTAGCGGGAACCCTGGCGGCGGTGTTTCCGCTCCCCCCAGAACCCTGGCGTCGCCCTTCAGCTCGCCGCTGACCTCGAGCGAGGTGCTGGGCATCCTGTCGGGCGGCCGGTCGCTGGCGAgcgccagcagcagcatgaTGGCGCAGCGCAGCCAGTCGGTGCCGCTGAACGTCATGATGGCGTCGGAGATGCTGCCCCTCTGCGTGCCCGGCGGGTCGGGCGGCGGCGCCAAGATCGCCAACGTGCTCCTGAGCAAGATGGAGGTGGACGTCGTGGACGACGCGGTCCGAGGCCTCGGCGTCAACAACCTGCCGTCCAACTACACGGCGCGCCTCAACCTCACGCAGATGCTGGAGTCCGGCGCAGCCTTCCCCTCCGGCGCCGCCCCCGTCGTCACGGCAACGCAGCCCGGCCCCGCGGCCTACGACTTCCAGAAGCCCGTGTACCTCATCAGCAGCCACGGCCCGCACACCGCCTTCTCCGCGGCCGCAGACGGACAAGCACAAGCCGGGTCCTCCGAGCCCACGCaggagcagcagctgcagctgcaggaaCACAGCTTGCTGCAGGAACAACTTCAAGAACAGCTACAAGAACAGAGCTTGCTGCAGGAACAACTTGAAGAACAGCTACAAGAACAGAGCTTGCTGCAGGAACAGTTACAAGATCAGAGCTTACTGCAGGAACAACTTGAAGAACAGAGCTTGCTACAGGAACAACTTCAAGAACAGAGCTTACTGCAGGAACAACAGCTGCAGATACAGGAACAGAGCTTACTGCAGGAACAGCTACAAGATCAGACCTTACTGCAGGAACAACAGCTGCAGATACAAGAACAACAGCTGCAGCTACAGGACCAGCTACAAGATCAGACCTTACTGCAGGACCAGCTACAAGATCAGAGCTTACTGCAGGAACAGCTACAAGATCAGAGCTTACTGCAGGAACAACAGCTGCAGCTACAGGACCAGCTACAAGATCAGAGCTTACTGCAGGAACAGCTACAAGATCAGAGCTTACTGCAGGACCAGCTACAAGATCAGAGCTTACTGCAGGACCAGCTACAAGAGCAGAGTTTACTGCAGGAACAGCTACAAGATCAGAGCTTACTGCAGGACCAGCTACAAGAGCAGAGTTTACTGCAGGAGCAGAGTTTGCTGCAGGAGTCGGCGTTGCTGCAGGAGTCGGCCTTGCAGCTGCAGGGGGAGGTGCTGCTGGGGGGGGAGGAGGCGCATCAgcgggaggagcaggagcagctggaCTTCAGCAGCACGGTGAAGGACCTGCTGGGGGAGGACGGCCTCCACCCGAGCTCGCAGCTGGTCGGCCAAGTGGCGTCGGAGCTCAACGCCGTGGCGTCCGACTTCTCGGGCGACCTGCGACTGCCCTCCGACCTGTCCAGCAGCATCAGCGACCTGAACACGCTGGACGCCAACCTGCTGTTCGACCCGGGCCAGCCGCAGGACTCGTACGAGGAGGCCACGCTCGAGGAGCTCAAGAACGACCCGCTCTTCCAGCAGATCTGCAGCGACTCGGTCAGCTCCGCCGGATTTGATTGGCTGGAGAATAAGGACCAGCCCACCGTGGAGATGCTCGGCTGAGCGCTGAGGCATCTCCGGccgctttttgtttttttttacttttaagtgTTATTTATgagttctgtttgtttgtttgtttgtttgtgtctgtgaagtATGTGTTTTTGTACTTTTAAACGTGTCTCACTACAGCAAAAAGCTGGACTCCTGCTGGTGTCCGGTGTGAAGTGCCAGTGGCGTCGAGAAGGCCTCACAGGCCACAGGCTCGTTTCCGTCTGTGCCGTTGGCTTGAAtctctcctgtctgtcagtACGtttccatcccccccccccccctctctctctctctctctctttctctctctctgtttctccatctctctctctccttcactgagCACCTGAACTGGTCTAAACTGTTCAGACGACATATGATCTTTTTTAGATGGAACTCTTAGGTGCAGGCCACTGCTCAGAAACGCAGTCTGCACTCGGCCCCTGTGCCCTGCAGTGCCCCCTGGTGTTGGCCTCAGGGGAGACCTCCAGAGTGCCCCGTAGTGTTCAGCCTCAGCGGGGACCTCCAGAGCGCCCCCTGGTGGACTGGAAGATGCAATACACTTGTCCTTCTCCAGCTATAGATTATTGGCTGAACTGCTGTCTGTTAAAAAGAAAGACGTCACTGACAAAACAAAATGCCTTTATGACCCT
This sequence is a window from Sardina pilchardus chromosome 10, fSarPil1.1, whole genome shotgun sequence. Protein-coding genes within it:
- the LOC134094513 gene encoding DNA-binding protein RFX7, with the translated sequence MADDQQQGGQLQNPNTGLGSLPTIVPGLQGPEASTLQYNKIKNSICKSVQSKVDNILQDVEKFTDIEKLYLYLKLPSGPSSATEKRNDTQRGSGSPAACDQNSMSSSRTQQMYAFNWIRNHLEEHPETSLPKQEVYDEYKSYCDNLGYHPLSAADFGKIMKNVFPNMKARRLGMRGKSKYCYSGLRKKAFVHMPSLPNLDLHKSGDGCELLEPAGQSPSAEEEMRSAACGLVCEWAQKVLSRQFDSVEELARFLLNSHYIGTKSMAALTVMTGAPTGVKTPTPASAFVPTGDANPFQPQVKTLPLPSPSPSPSVDAKQQLQRKIQKKQQEQRLQSPGAPSDAQQARRAETGTPGPSASLTPSSPALLSPQPTIGIVVAAVPSPITVQRNRQPMTSPSPVGAAEGKMLPVNFQVVTQQVKQCPKTPQNVPASPVGDRLARHHHRYAQILPKPSATSAITLRSPPTLLITNSPIKTVMPSPHVSSLNVVKMTTISLATANTSGAATTPTPLRPASAGVSSSSSSSSAALQEDQSSAGPTAMAAQGALVRAGVSGSSSGETRVSGADGGGGGEEKAGLADGTAGLRSERATKHRAVSEPSLAKGPPAAERVTRAKSDSSTPTPPISSVASVFSVSGHGSIREGSECALYLSVANQSAGVVTCSSVSAPVSSPPARSPRKRSSSALETHVIPVKRVFISQQPLDTSADPSRGSGVGVGVGAGGKKTARPESAPCRVTLKNSTLQPVQILALSDTPTPAPVSQSQEASVAVAAATDPAQSTGAATRSDTPSLLLPIAAATQPPPTTTPRALSLEPDAKRSLWDGPAGLGAEPKLMTSQLHAAVEPDGGQLGLVDFVGGGSSAGGMDYFPFADDDMTQDSIVEELVQMEEQMKLSGGLHHHHQHQQGASYLSCVQLGLQGVVTSAGHTHTHTHTHTASSSSAFYHSAHSSTTPAHTPTPTPTPTPTPTPTPTSEMLPGAHSLARESPCSRLAPVTPVDGLMGGGRHTPISTPLSSCSSVPPSPVECRNPFAFTPINSSVTGYHDGSVVVSSSPVKPMQRPMATHPDKAKLDWITGRYGNAAAGDTSPSSSSVSILPSYQDLVDDHFRKPHAFAISGQAFQAQTRQPVAVPVSPVPQTQAAATGQSKQESFAVPAPLDGKPGGSATFRCRSVSPAVVRQRNLSGNPGGGVSAPPRTLASPFSSPLTSSEVLGILSGGRSLASASSSMMAQRSQSVPLNVMMASEMLPLCVPGGSGGGAKIANVLLSKMEVDVVDDAVRGLGVNNLPSNYTARLNLTQMLESGAAFPSGAAPVVTATQPGPAAYDFQKPVYLISSHGPHTAFSAAADGQAQAGSSEPTQEQQLQLQEHSLLQEQLQEQLQEQSLLQEQLEEQLQEQSLLQEQLQDQSLLQEQLEEQSLLQEQLQEQSLLQEQQLQIQEQSLLQEQLQDQTLLQEQQLQIQEQQLQLQDQLQDQTLLQDQLQDQSLLQEQLQDQSLLQEQQLQLQDQLQDQSLLQEQLQDQSLLQDQLQDQSLLQDQLQEQSLLQEQLQDQSLLQDQLQEQSLLQEQSLLQESALLQESALQLQGEVLLGGEEAHQREEQEQLDFSSTVKDLLGEDGLHPSSQLVGQVASELNAVASDFSGDLRLPSDLSSSISDLNTLDANLLFDPGQPQDSYEEATLEELKNDPLFQQICSDSVSSAGFDWLENKDQPTVEMLG